TTCTGGAGGCTATTTCTACCAAGTCATCGGTTTCTTCGTTGGTAAGTGAATATTGTGATTCCATAATAATCCTTAAGTATGTAAATAATAATCTTTGGATAATGGGTAGCGTGAGGGCTACCCATGTGATAGCGGATATAACCCCTGTAGGGGAATGCAGGTATAGGGTTAGATCATTGATGAAGGTATATTACATATACCACGTAAACTCATGAATTGTTCTCCACAATAATTTAAACAAAAGCCGCAGTGTTGCTGACATTAACGTCAAAACATTAATTAGATAAAAAATAAAACTACTCTGAAGTTATTTAGGTATAGGGAGCTTATTCATTACAACTGATCCCGAGTTTATTAAAGGAATATTGGTCTTCTCGGCTAGTTCTTTAGGTTCCATTATTGAACCAATAAATTTTACATAATTAATTCCATTCCTTTCGAATAATTGCACCACTCCTTCAGATTCAAGCTGTTCTAAAGTAGGTATCAGGTTTTCTGAACTTCTGATCGAATATGGACCTTTTTTAATGAGGTCATTCCTTTTGTAGTCGTAAGAACCATTACTAACAAGATTATCCTCAAGGTACCATTTTAATTTTTCAGCCCTTGTAGGCTCTCGGGTAGAATCAACCTTAATGATTGAATGATTAAGAATCCATTGCATTAATTTAGATGCTGACATAAAAGTATCCTTAGTAATTATCGATGAGTCTGGTGTAATAAACATTTGCATTACTGCTGCGATTCTTGTTGTTTGTTCCATAAATCTGGCACCAAAATCATCATAGTAGTGCAGACTCTCTCCTAGTTTCATAAGCTCTGTAATTCTTTGGCTTTGTGTATCCCATACAGCCTGTGCTTCTACAGATAAAGTAATACAGATACGTTCTTCATTTTTTTCTCTACGCTCTATCCCGTCTTGCAAATGCTTAACGAGAATAGAGAAAAAACCATCAAGTCCTGGTTCATCAGACCATGAACACGCTTCAGGGATGTCACATAGTTCAGGGAGTTGCTCCAGATCAATCAATAATAAACGGGCTAAGAATCCTGAGTTTCTTAATTTTTTCCCCTGCTTACTTATAAAGTCGTTAAATAATTCAGGCTGTAACAACAGCAATACGGTCAGCCGGACATCATCAACATCGTAGCTGTCACGAGATGCTCTGCTGTCAGAGATCCTCCCTTCTCCCCAAAGAGAGTTGAGAACTGATATATTGCGAAAAAGATTGCTGTCAAACACCCCTCCAGCTTCATCAGAACCGAGCATCAATGATGGAGAACCCAGTGCTAATGCCTTTCTAAGTCCCTCACTTGTCGAATCGTTTTTTGTAAGATACTTTCTTTCTGGAGCTGATGGTTTTCTTCTTTGGCACTCCTCCAACGCCTCAAGTGCTTCAGTTACATCAGCCTTCTGACGAACAGCTTTGCCAAATTGTTTTTTAAGCTCCTTTAGCTCGGTTTCCCAGGATACTAGTTTAAGCTTATGAATTTTCTCTTTTAACAGAAAATCATTTCGCAGCTCTTTTTCCAGTTGATAAATTATCCCCATCAATAGCCTGAATACCGTTGATTTCCTGCTACCTGAGCGTGCCAATAGCATGAGATAAAGTGATGTAAAGGTTCTCCCATTTTTAAGCTGAACATCAAATTTGTCCTGGCAGGCAAGTGCCATTACCCCAAGTAGCACTATTAAAATAAGTTCAGCGGCGGCTCCTGTTTTATAATGTATGTAGCTTATTAACCGTTGTGCAAAAGTGGGAAGTGTCTGGAATTTTAGTCCAAGTTCTTTATTTTGTGTTGAGCTGTTTTTTTTAGACATACATCCTATCTAACTCCTCTTTAGAATTAATTAATGAGACTACGATGTAACAACCACTCATCAATTTCTGATTCAAGCCATCCAACAGATTGTGTTCCAAGCTTTCTTTTCTTAGGAAAAGTTGGATCATAACGTGGTGACCTCGGGTTCAGCCAGTCGTAGATTGTGGCTCGTGAGATACCTGTTTTATGGATAACAGCAGGTAAGCGGAGTATCCTGACTGACGAGGAAGTGTTCATACTTGTTTGCCTCTTGTTAGTTCAGTTTGGTTGCTGCAAAGAATAGCTGCAAGGATTCATCAAAAAAATACGGCTAGCAGAACTTTATTTTTAACGTGTTTAACTTGTTGATATTGTGGGGTTAAATGTTTTCTATTAAAGATTTTTGTGAAGAAATTAGACGAAAACGTAGTGATCTTACCCGTGGAATGAATGACTGTGGGTGGTGTATGTATGCTGGCATGTTGGATGAAGAGCATGCAGATATGCAGGCTGAGATGACTATGATGAAGGAAAAGGTATGGAACTCTAAAAAGTTTGGTCCCGGGATATTGTTATATTCGCCTTCTTATTTAAAAGAGCATGGATACACTGAATCTCATAAGGGCTTTCCGAGGGAAGAGGAAAGCATAAAGTTAGATAACCTTCTTAGTCAGTACTGGGTTAATTTGCAGGCTCGTATTATTTGCGAAGAAGTCGCTGTTAATATTCCTGAGTATCCCTCAATAGATGAAATATTTAAACTACAACTTAGATATGCTCTTAAGTGCTATAAGTTGGGTCGATTAATTATGTCAGATAGTGAGGATGTTGCATTTGAAGCATTTAAAAAAGCATCTGAGTTATTTGATAAAAGCATGGGGATGGTTTGGTATAAGATCTCTATAGATAAACAAACTAAACTTTTATCTACCAAGAATAGATCAGGAAGAAAAGGTGGGGTAAAAAAATCTGAAATGTATCGACCTATTCAGGAAAAACTGGTGGAACTTATAAATGATTTGGCTCCTGAAGAGGGATGGAGAAGTAAAGTTGCAGCGGTGAATGTTCTCATTGAACCTTTGTGGCTATTTATAGAGGAGTCAAAATTGATTGTTAATAAGCACGATAAAAAATACCGAATGCCAACTACCAGTCAGGAAGCCTTAGCCGATACTATTTTAAAATCGTGGTCTACAAATGTTGAAAGTGTGAAGCAGGCTTTCGAGGACACTGTAAGCAGAAAAAAAAGAACTGGTCAGTTGTAGTAATCTTTTATGTGAATTTGGATAATAAGAATAAGCGCTCCCTATGAAGCGCTTATTCGTGTATTAGCCGACAAGCCTTATACCTCGAATGCCATCTCCAATCATATTTCCGTGATCAGCAGCCATAACGAAGTCAGCCCACCATTGCATCATTGGACGACGCTGCTCGAGGTAATCGCTGCGGTTATAAGCACGACGAACCTCATTCTTATCCACGTGGGCCAGTGCTGCCTCAATAACATCAGGTGGAAAGCCTTGTTCATTAAGGGCTGTACTGGCGATAGATCGCAGTCCGTGTGAAACGAGCACCCCACCAAAACCTGCGCGTTTTAGCGATGCGTTTACGGTCTGACTGTTCATCGGCTGGTTTGGCTTGATGCGGCTGGGAAAGATAAATTCTCGATTTCCACTTAACGGCTTCATCATCTCCAGTATCGCAATTGCTTCATCTGACAATGGAACAGTATGGTCGCGGTTCATTTTCATGCGTGCTGCAGGAATCTTCCACTCTCGCGCTTCTATGTCTACCTCTTCCCAGCGAGATTCAGCCGCTTCGGCAGGGCGGGTAATAGTAAGAAGTTGCCACATGAACAGGCCGCGTGTGGAAAGGCTAATGCTGGCTGTTCGCATTGTCTGCATCAGTTGAGGTAGCTGATCCGGTCGAATGCTTGGCATGTTCTTCTTCTGCGGCTTCTCAAAGGCCTTGCCAATGTTGACACTAGGCACCGCATCAATCAGACCTGTATTTTGGGCATAGATCATGACCTCGTTAATGCGCTGGCACAGGCGACGGACGGTTTCCAGCGCTCCTCTGGCCTGAACCGGTTGG
This Citrobacter enshiensis DNA region includes the following protein-coding sequences:
- a CDS encoding YfjI family protein, yielding MSKKNSSTQNKELGLKFQTLPTFAQRLISYIHYKTGAAAELILIVLLGVMALACQDKFDVQLKNGRTFTSLYLMLLARSGSRKSTVFRLLMGIIYQLEKELRNDFLLKEKIHKLKLVSWETELKELKKQFGKAVRQKADVTEALEALEECQRRKPSAPERKYLTKNDSTSEGLRKALALGSPSLMLGSDEAGGVFDSNLFRNISVLNSLWGEGRISDSRASRDSYDVDDVRLTVLLLLQPELFNDFISKQGKKLRNSGFLARLLLIDLEQLPELCDIPEACSWSDEPGLDGFFSILVKHLQDGIERREKNEERICITLSVEAQAVWDTQSQRITELMKLGESLHYYDDFGARFMEQTTRIAAVMQMFITPDSSIITKDTFMSASKLMQWILNHSIIKVDSTREPTRAEKLKWYLEDNLVSNGSYDYKRNDLIKKGPYSIRSSENLIPTLEQLESEGVVQLFERNGINYVKFIGSIMEPKELAEKTNIPLINSGSVVMNKLPIPK
- a CDS encoding AlpA family transcriptional regulator, whose amino-acid sequence is MNTSSSVRILRLPAVIHKTGISRATIYDWLNPRSPRYDPTFPKKRKLGTQSVGWLESEIDEWLLHRSLIN
- a CDS encoding integrase, which gives rise to MARQTKPLSVKEIESAKPKEADYVLYDGDGLELLIKSSGSKIWQFRYIRPVTKKRAKKSIGPYPSVTLADARSYRAESRSLLAKQIDPQEHQQEQLRSSLEAKTNTFQLVAERWWNVKKASVTEDYAEDIWRSLERDVFPAIGDVSVTDIKAHTLVQAVQPVQARGALETVRRLCQRINEVMIYAQNTGLIDAVPSVNIGKAFEKPQKKNMPSIRPDQLPQLMQTMRTASISLSTRGLFMWQLLTITRPAEAAESRWEEVDIEAREWKIPAARMKMNRDHTVPLSDEAIAILEMMKPLSGNREFIFPSRIKPNQPMNSQTVNASLKRAGFGGVLVSHGLRSIASTALNEQGFPPDVIEAALAHVDKNEVRRAYNRSDYLEQRRPMMQWWADFVMAADHGNMIGDGIRGIRLVG